Proteins found in one Maridesulfovibrio sp. genomic segment:
- a CDS encoding LysR family transcriptional regulator, protein MLPDLNRLKVFFHIFNEQSSTEAAKKLHITQSGVSQHLKKLEDELQTELFTRVNRKLVPTASGIKLFGIVKSFMDELEQGVRSINEVSQTPSGPLRIGAPTEFGKIYLPPIFGSFRRKYPSVTMHLELDEPRVLFSKISSGELDFAYIDILPFFMDTPGGNAAYSIEPVVREEFVMVCSNEYYRAKVNGTDYHKLKSLDFIGYKEDIALYRSWFKLHYGRDPQQLNLIFIADSSEAIVSAVKAGLGAGITVSHLMNREMATGEIIAISPDEKKLRNTIACVQFKSKKMSITEAEFQKHFRMELMKNYAKLEVDSPETIETLPIK, encoded by the coding sequence ATGCTCCCCGATCTCAACAGACTGAAAGTTTTCTTCCACATTTTTAATGAACAAAGCAGCACTGAAGCCGCAAAAAAGCTGCACATAACCCAATCCGGGGTCAGTCAGCATTTGAAAAAGCTGGAAGATGAATTGCAGACGGAACTTTTCACGAGGGTGAACCGAAAACTGGTGCCTACAGCGTCCGGCATTAAATTATTCGGCATTGTGAAAAGTTTTATGGATGAACTTGAGCAGGGAGTCAGAAGTATTAATGAAGTCTCGCAGACCCCATCAGGACCGTTACGCATAGGTGCGCCCACTGAATTCGGGAAAATTTACCTGCCGCCGATCTTCGGATCATTCCGGCGTAAATATCCGTCAGTGACCATGCATCTGGAACTGGATGAACCAAGAGTTCTATTCTCCAAGATTTCCAGCGGCGAGCTTGATTTCGCATACATCGACATCCTGCCGTTTTTCATGGACACACCGGGCGGAAACGCAGCCTACTCCATCGAACCGGTCGTACGCGAAGAATTCGTAATGGTCTGCTCAAATGAATACTACCGGGCCAAGGTGAACGGCACGGATTATCACAAACTGAAATCTTTGGATTTTATCGGATATAAAGAAGACATCGCCCTGTACCGCAGCTGGTTCAAGCTGCATTACGGACGCGATCCGCAACAGCTGAACCTCATATTCATCGCGGACAGTTCCGAGGCCATTGTTTCGGCGGTTAAGGCTGGGCTGGGCGCGGGAATAACAGTGAGCCACCTGATGAACAGGGAAATGGCAACAGGAGAAATAATTGCTATTAGCCCGGATGAAAAAAAATTGCGGAACACCATCGCCTGTGTGCAATTCAAATCCAAAAAAATGAGTATCACCGAAGCGGAATTTCAGAAGCATTTCCGAATGGAGCTGATGAAGAATTATGCCAAACTTGAAGTCGACAGCCCAGAGACAATCGAAACATTGCCGATTAAATAA
- a CDS encoding aldehyde ferredoxin oxidoreductase N-terminal domain-containing protein, which translates to MIRDYFRVLVVDLGSGKGKVAKVEGRNEFAGGSGLGALLFEKYGYVDRPWDDPDQPLIFSIGPLTGLFPLMSKTVCSFKSPYHDQFAESHAGGRSALAIRFADYDALVITGRAPRLSCLSLGMKHLEVKDVQFLAGKDVFSTGKILRSMFPGSGHRSILRIGPAGEKLSAMACINADTYRHFGRLGSGAVMGSKNLKGIVIQGDGSFALPENKEYSKIYQQVYAKMTDTDMMSKYHNLGTAANLDALNELKSLPWRNLQATKDEEITGITGKKFADDTLLRNAACAGCPVGCIHIGFVREKFMEDNQYLYRQVAYDYEPIFSTGSMLGVSDAFQVLGIMDEVEKGGLDVMSGGVALAWATEAFEKGLVSEDQTIVPLAFGDAENYKKAVQYLSRAENEFYAALAKGSLVAAAKFGGEDFACVLGQEMAGYATGETFYVAEGLGFRHSHLDSGGYSWDQKNDAKDADEVCDFLINDETGRAFLTSMVSCLFGRGVYKDDVLAECLKSVGYDEIAENMDVIGERVRAMRWKIRFATGYDPDKIKIPKRYNEITTWKGKTDPQYLENLKNEYGRRIRNLVSDEALERLDLKKNDKN; encoded by the coding sequence ATGATACGTGATTATTTTAGGGTCCTCGTAGTTGATTTAGGCAGCGGCAAAGGGAAAGTGGCCAAGGTCGAAGGCCGTAATGAATTTGCAGGAGGAAGCGGACTCGGGGCTTTGCTTTTTGAAAAGTACGGTTATGTTGACCGCCCGTGGGATGATCCTGATCAGCCGCTCATATTTTCCATCGGTCCTTTGACCGGTTTGTTTCCGCTCATGAGCAAAACCGTCTGTTCTTTTAAATCTCCATATCACGATCAGTTTGCCGAAAGTCATGCGGGTGGTCGCTCTGCGCTGGCTATCCGTTTTGCAGACTACGACGCGCTGGTCATTACCGGAAGGGCGCCGCGTTTATCATGTCTTTCCCTTGGGATGAAACATCTGGAAGTGAAGGATGTTCAGTTTCTGGCCGGAAAGGATGTTTTCAGTACCGGAAAGATTCTGCGCTCTATGTTTCCCGGTTCCGGTCACAGATCCATTCTGCGTATCGGCCCGGCAGGAGAGAAACTTTCGGCTATGGCCTGCATCAATGCCGATACCTACCGCCATTTCGGGCGGCTGGGATCTGGTGCGGTCATGGGTTCCAAGAATCTTAAGGGGATTGTGATTCAGGGGGACGGTTCATTCGCGCTGCCGGAAAATAAGGAATATTCCAAAATTTACCAGCAGGTCTATGCGAAGATGACCGATACCGACATGATGAGCAAGTATCACAATCTTGGTACCGCAGCGAATCTTGATGCTCTCAATGAACTTAAATCACTGCCGTGGCGTAATTTGCAGGCCACTAAGGACGAAGAAATCACCGGGATTACCGGTAAGAAATTCGCCGACGATACCCTGCTGCGTAACGCGGCCTGTGCCGGATGTCCGGTGGGTTGTATCCACATCGGTTTCGTGCGCGAGAAATTCATGGAAGATAACCAGTATCTATACCGGCAGGTGGCTTATGATTACGAGCCGATTTTTTCCACCGGTTCCATGCTCGGGGTTTCCGACGCTTTTCAGGTGCTGGGTATAATGGATGAGGTGGAAAAAGGCGGGCTTGATGTCATGTCCGGCGGGGTGGCTCTCGCATGGGCTACCGAGGCTTTTGAGAAAGGTCTGGTCAGTGAGGATCAAACAATTGTGCCGCTCGCTTTCGGAGATGCTGAGAACTACAAGAAGGCCGTGCAGTATCTCAGCAGGGCTGAAAATGAATTCTATGCCGCGCTGGCTAAAGGGTCGCTGGTGGCGGCCGCAAAATTCGGCGGCGAAGATTTTGCCTGTGTTTTGGGACAGGAAATGGCCGGCTATGCAACTGGAGAAACCTTTTACGTGGCAGAAGGTCTCGGTTTCCGTCACTCCCACCTGGATTCCGGGGGCTATTCATGGGACCAGAAAAATGATGCCAAAGACGCTGATGAAGTCTGCGATTTCCTGATCAACGATGAGACCGGACGGGCGTTTTTGACTTCCATGGTTTCCTGCCTGTTCGGCCGCGGGGTTTACAAAGATGATGTTCTTGCCGAGTGCCTTAAGTCTGTAGGTTATGATGAAATAGCTGAAAATATGGATGTTATTGGTGAGAGGGTCCGTGCCATGCGCTGGAAGATAAGATTTGCCACCGGCTATGACCCGGATAAGATTAAAATTCCTAAAAGATATAATGAGATCACGACATGGAAGGGTAAAACAGACCCGCAGTATCTGGAAAATTTAAAAAATGAGTATGGCCGTAGGATTCGAAATTTGGTTTCAGATGAGGCTTTGGAGAGGCTTGATCTGAAAAAAAATGATAAAAATTAA
- the sstT gene encoding serine/threonine transporter SstT — MTQNSNIFKRIASGSLVVQIMVGIAAGIALATFAPEAAKSISLLGSLFVKALKAVAPILVFVIVAASIANQKKGTHTNMRSIISLYLIGTFMAALVAVTMSFLMPTTLTLVATDTSATPPGGIAEVLNTLLFKIVDNPVNALSTGNFIGILAWALALGFFFQNANDATKKVLSDLSDGVSGIVKLVIRFAPLGIFGLVSNTIATTGFSALAGYSHLIMVLLISMGSIALIINPAIVWFKTRRNPYPLVFTCLRESGITAFFTRSSAANIPVNMELCEKLDLHEDTYSVSIPLGATINMGGAAVTITVMTLAAVHTLGIQVDIATALLLSLIASVSACGASGVAGGSLLLIPLACSLFGVPNEISMQVVAAGFIVGVIQDSAETALNSSTDVLFTAAADIAAKNAEATGETVKA, encoded by the coding sequence ATGACTCAGAATTCAAACATCTTTAAGCGCATTGCATCAGGCAGTCTGGTAGTACAGATCATGGTCGGCATTGCAGCAGGTATTGCGCTGGCAACTTTCGCACCTGAAGCTGCAAAATCAATCAGTCTGCTGGGAAGCCTCTTCGTCAAAGCGCTGAAAGCAGTTGCACCTATTCTGGTTTTCGTTATTGTTGCGGCATCCATCGCCAACCAGAAAAAAGGCACGCATACCAACATGCGCTCCATTATTTCCCTTTACCTGATCGGCACTTTCATGGCTGCACTGGTTGCGGTTACCATGAGTTTCCTGATGCCTACCACCCTTACCCTTGTTGCAACTGATACCAGTGCAACTCCTCCCGGCGGCATTGCAGAAGTTCTGAACACCCTGCTTTTCAAAATCGTGGATAACCCGGTCAACGCCCTCTCCACCGGTAACTTTATCGGTATCCTCGCATGGGCGCTCGCACTCGGTTTCTTTTTCCAGAATGCAAATGATGCCACCAAAAAAGTACTGTCCGACCTTTCCGACGGCGTTTCCGGAATCGTTAAGCTGGTTATCCGCTTCGCACCTCTCGGTATCTTCGGACTTGTTTCCAATACCATCGCCACCACCGGCTTTTCCGCTCTGGCGGGTTACAGCCACCTGATCATGGTTCTGCTCATCTCCATGGGTTCCATCGCCTTGATCATCAATCCTGCGATCGTATGGTTCAAGACCAGACGCAACCCCTATCCCCTCGTTTTCACCTGCCTGCGTGAAAGCGGTATTACCGCATTTTTCACCCGCAGTTCCGCAGCGAACATTCCGGTGAATATGGAACTGTGTGAGAAACTCGACCTGCACGAAGACACATATTCCGTATCCATTCCGCTGGGCGCTACCATCAATATGGGCGGCGCGGCAGTAACCATCACCGTTATGACTCTCGCTGCCGTACACACCCTCGGTATTCAGGTGGATATCGCCACCGCCCTGCTGCTCAGCCTGATCGCCTCCGTATCAGCCTGCGGCGCTTCCGGAGTTGCCGGCGGTTCTCTCCTGCTTATCCCTCTGGCATGCTCCCTCTTCGGTGTTCCCAATGAAATCTCCATGCAGGTTGTTGCTGCCGGTTTCATTGTCGGAGTAATTCAGGACTCCGCCGAAACCGCATTGAACAGCTCCACCGATGTTCTCTTCACCGCTGCTGCCGACATCGCAGCTAAAAACGCTGAAGCTACCGGTGAAACCGTTAAGGCATAA
- the mtnN gene encoding 5'-methylthioadenosine/S-adenosylhomocysteine nucleosidase has product MKIGIIAAMKEELALLVNKLDEQSTETFGQFIYYTGRINGVEVALFLCGIGKVNAAVGATLLLDKFKPDYLINTGVAGAFPGNIKVGDIVLSSEVRHYDADATIFDYEMGQIPQMPAAYQADKLLLGLAEKAWINEDAISVHRGPVLSGDSFVHTPQQISQIEQRFPDVMAVEMEGAAIAQTGFLFNVPFILIRSISDKVHEDGSSSVYESSMEKAAANSVRMVLAMLNEL; this is encoded by the coding sequence TTGAAAATAGGAATTATCGCCGCAATGAAAGAGGAACTGGCATTGCTGGTCAACAAACTGGATGAACAAAGTACGGAAACATTCGGACAGTTTATTTATTATACCGGACGCATTAACGGCGTGGAAGTTGCCTTGTTTCTATGCGGAATAGGTAAAGTCAACGCCGCGGTGGGCGCAACACTGCTACTGGATAAATTCAAGCCGGACTATCTTATAAATACCGGAGTGGCCGGAGCATTTCCCGGTAATATAAAAGTGGGCGACATCGTGCTTTCATCTGAAGTACGTCATTACGATGCCGATGCTACTATTTTTGATTATGAAATGGGTCAGATTCCGCAGATGCCAGCCGCATATCAGGCTGATAAGCTTTTACTTGGTCTGGCGGAAAAAGCATGGATCAACGAGGATGCGATCAGCGTGCATCGGGGACCGGTATTATCCGGTGATTCATTTGTCCACACTCCGCAGCAGATTTCGCAGATCGAGCAGAGGTTTCCAGATGTAATGGCTGTGGAAATGGAAGGGGCTGCCATCGCGCAGACCGGATTTTTGTTTAACGTCCCTTTTATACTGATCCGCTCCATCTCAGATAAAGTGCATGAGGACGGAAGCAGTTCGGTCTATGAGTCCAGTATGGAAAAAGCTGCTGCTAATTCAGTACGCATGGTTTTGGCTATGCTGAATGAGTTGTGA
- a CDS encoding 4Fe-4S binding protein, translating into MKILTASRMERCIGCHSCSFACARLVHKLLSWNTAGIRIASSGGLSTGFVAKVCLACSPAPCAEVCPTGAMKERKKGGGVIHKRDLCIRCGKCAGSCPVDAIYLDLKDRPYVCIHCGRCVEFCPHECLELVESDQRRDS; encoded by the coding sequence ATGAAAATATTAACAGCTTCACGTATGGAGCGTTGCATAGGTTGCCATTCCTGTTCTTTTGCCTGTGCCCGGTTGGTGCATAAATTACTGTCGTGGAATACAGCGGGGATAAGGATTGCGTCTTCCGGAGGTCTTTCTACAGGATTCGTAGCCAAGGTTTGTCTGGCCTGTTCTCCGGCCCCCTGTGCGGAAGTCTGTCCGACCGGGGCCATGAAAGAAAGGAAGAAAGGCGGCGGGGTCATACACAAAAGAGACCTTTGTATTCGTTGCGGAAAATGCGCCGGGTCCTGTCCGGTGGATGCCATTTATCTCGATCTTAAAGACCGGCCATATGTTTGTATTCATTGCGGCAGGTGCGTTGAATTCTGCCCCCACGAATGTCTGGAGCTGGTCGAGTCCGATCAGAGGAGGGACTCATAA
- a CDS encoding cation diffusion facilitator family transporter, which yields MSESPRKYIYYSIAASIITMILKTWAWYVTDSVGLLSDALETLVNLSAALFALATLTLALKPADEKHAYGHGKAEYFSSGAEGMLILIAAVGIVYASMERFMSPEVPHNLGLGLGIALLSSVVNFVTARIMLKGAEVHDSIILEADAKHLLTDVWTSVGLVAGLGVMLFTPPSWAFIDPLIAMIMAGNIVFTGFSLIRKSYSGLMDNNLPQEELVIIDAAIRSCGGEEVLYHGLRTRKAGSQRFVDFHLLLPGDSTITASHDLCTEIEECIKSDLRNCHVTIHVEPKEDAASYDCEETGGLCGSMIRLNEKLGDVE from the coding sequence ATGTCAGAATCACCACGCAAGTATATTTACTACTCAATTGCGGCCTCTATAATCACCATGATCCTGAAAACATGGGCCTGGTATGTTACTGATTCAGTTGGATTGCTTTCCGATGCATTGGAAACGCTGGTCAATTTATCAGCAGCTCTCTTTGCTCTTGCCACGCTGACTCTGGCTCTGAAGCCTGCTGATGAAAAACATGCCTACGGGCATGGTAAGGCGGAGTATTTTTCCAGCGGTGCGGAGGGCATGCTTATCCTCATAGCTGCCGTAGGTATTGTTTACGCTTCGATGGAAAGATTCATGAGCCCGGAAGTTCCGCATAACCTTGGTCTGGGGCTTGGGATTGCCCTGCTTTCGTCTGTGGTGAATTTTGTGACCGCGAGGATTATGCTCAAAGGTGCCGAAGTTCATGATTCAATAATACTTGAGGCGGACGCGAAACATCTGCTTACTGATGTTTGGACTTCGGTTGGTTTGGTGGCCGGGCTGGGGGTAATGCTTTTCACTCCTCCTTCATGGGCGTTTATTGATCCGCTTATCGCCATGATCATGGCTGGTAATATTGTTTTCACCGGATTTTCTCTGATCAGGAAATCCTATTCCGGACTCATGGATAATAATCTGCCGCAAGAAGAGCTTGTGATAATTGATGCGGCCATCCGCAGTTGCGGTGGAGAGGAGGTGCTTTATCACGGTTTGCGGACCCGTAAGGCCGGTTCGCAGCGGTTTGTTGATTTTCATCTGCTGCTGCCCGGAGATTCGACTATCACCGCTTCACATGATTTATGTACTGAGATTGAAGAGTGTATCAAATCTGATTTAAGGAACTGCCACGTTACCATTCATGTTGAACCCAAAGAAGATGCTGCGTCCTATGATTGCGAGGAGACAGGCGGACTGTGCGGCTCCATGATCAGGCTTAATGAAAAGCTTGGAGACGTTGAATAA
- a CDS encoding nitroreductase family protein, with amino-acid sequence MDVLEAIHSRRSIRKYEDKPVSEETIKELLGAAMMAPSAGNAQPWQFIVVDDREKLDAIPAINQYAAMVKNAPLGILVCGDLSLEKYAGYWVQDCSAAIQNLLLAVHAKGLGAVWTGIHPIKERVEGYTKLFNLPEQVIPLGFMVIGHPAQESKKKDRYKEERVHRNSW; translated from the coding sequence ATGGATGTATTGGAAGCGATTCATTCCCGTAGAAGCATCAGAAAGTACGAAGACAAACCCGTTTCAGAAGAAACAATAAAAGAGCTGCTCGGGGCGGCCATGATGGCTCCAAGCGCAGGAAACGCGCAACCGTGGCAGTTTATTGTTGTTGATGACCGTGAAAAGTTGGATGCGATTCCGGCAATCAATCAGTACGCAGCCATGGTTAAAAACGCTCCGCTGGGCATCCTTGTCTGCGGTGATCTCAGCCTCGAAAAATATGCAGGATATTGGGTACAGGATTGCTCCGCAGCCATTCAGAACCTGCTGCTGGCTGTTCATGCAAAAGGACTGGGAGCCGTCTGGACCGGAATCCATCCTATCAAAGAAAGGGTTGAGGGCTATACGAAGCTGTTCAACCTGCCTGAACAGGTCATCCCGCTCGGTTTCATGGTCATCGGCCACCCCGCACAGGAATCAAAGAAAAAAGACCGCTACAAAGAAGAAAGGGTTCACCGCAACAGCTGGTAG
- a CDS encoding sodium-dependent transporter, whose amino-acid sequence MQKRETWGSRSGFILAAVGSAIGLGNIWRFPYMVYENGGGAFLIPYFVAMLAAGIPFMILEFGLGQKFKGSAPKIFSSISKKWEWLGWWQVVVSFIIASYYVVVIAWAMNYVGLAFTQGWGAAPKDFFFGSFLGLTDSPMNMGNVQGSIFLATAAAWAFTFIALFTGVKSGIERVNKVFMPLLFLLVFIFIGRGLMLPGAMEGLNWLFKPDFTAIMDGKVWADAFGQIFFSLSIGFGIMLSYSSYLPKESDINNNACMTVFINCGFSIISGIMIFSVLGYMAHQQGVPISEVAGAGVGLAFVTLPTAINLMPAPVFFGVLFFLALVVAGLSSMISINEVITSAIIDKFGLSRKKAVAICCSLGFIVSIVFTTGGGLLLLDIVDHFVNNFGILIGGFIEIVFVAWFCNLDQMRAHVNKTSEITVGFLWMNSLRFVVPAMLGFMIVTNFIGDISKNYGGYSNTAIISFGWAIIAVCLAFGFMLSSKAGAFAEVSSINRDFLKRR is encoded by the coding sequence ATGCAAAAAAGAGAAACTTGGGGTTCCCGTTCCGGCTTTATTCTTGCCGCCGTGGGCTCTGCAATCGGGCTGGGTAACATCTGGCGTTTTCCATATATGGTATATGAAAACGGCGGTGGTGCTTTCCTTATCCCTTACTTTGTAGCAATGCTTGCTGCTGGTATCCCCTTCATGATCCTTGAATTCGGTCTAGGCCAGAAATTCAAGGGTTCCGCGCCAAAAATTTTCTCATCCATTTCCAAAAAATGGGAATGGCTTGGCTGGTGGCAGGTTGTGGTTTCATTCATCATTGCCTCATACTATGTAGTAGTTATCGCATGGGCGATGAACTACGTAGGCCTTGCATTCACCCAGGGCTGGGGGGCTGCGCCTAAGGATTTCTTCTTCGGAAGCTTCCTCGGCCTGACCGATTCCCCCATGAATATGGGTAATGTACAGGGTTCAATATTCCTTGCAACAGCCGCAGCATGGGCATTCACTTTCATTGCTCTGTTCACCGGCGTAAAATCCGGTATTGAAAGGGTCAATAAAGTATTCATGCCCCTTCTCTTCCTGCTTGTGTTTATCTTCATCGGCAGAGGACTTATGCTTCCCGGAGCTATGGAAGGCCTGAACTGGCTCTTCAAACCTGATTTCACCGCTATTATGGACGGTAAAGTCTGGGCTGATGCATTCGGCCAGATCTTCTTCAGTCTTTCTATCGGGTTCGGCATCATGCTTTCATACTCCAGCTATCTGCCCAAAGAATCAGACATCAACAACAACGCCTGCATGACTGTATTCATCAACTGCGGATTCAGCATAATCTCCGGTATCATGATCTTCAGCGTGCTCGGCTACATGGCTCATCAGCAGGGAGTTCCCATCAGTGAAGTTGCCGGTGCGGGTGTAGGCCTTGCCTTCGTCACCCTGCCCACCGCAATCAACCTGATGCCCGCACCTGTTTTCTTCGGTGTGCTTTTCTTCCTGGCACTTGTTGTTGCCGGCCTTTCCTCCATGATCTCCATCAACGAAGTTATCACTTCCGCAATTATTGATAAATTCGGTCTTTCCCGTAAAAAAGCCGTTGCTATCTGCTGCAGCCTTGGCTTTATCGTCAGCATTGTTTTCACCACCGGTGGAGGACTCCTGCTGCTCGATATTGTTGACCATTTTGTCAATAACTTCGGCATTCTTATTGGCGGGTTTATTGAAATCGTATTTGTCGCATGGTTCTGTAACCTCGATCAAATGCGCGCTCACGTAAACAAAACCTCCGAAATTACTGTTGGTTTCTTGTGGATGAACAGCCTGCGTTTCGTTGTACCGGCCATGCTTGGTTTCATGATCGTCACCAACTTTATCGGCGACATCTCCAAGAACTACGGTGGATACTCAAACACAGCTATTATCTCATTCGGCTGGGCTATCATAGCCGTCTGTCTCGCTTTCGGCTTTATGCTTTCCAGCAAAGCCGGTGCGTTCGCAGAAGTTTCTTCCATCAACCGTGACTTCCTCAAAAGGAGATAA
- a CDS encoding response regulator, whose amino-acid sequence MAHILVLDDVVDAGILLKRILERKGHEVSVFSEEEEALAFLDGSGVELAILDIKLKKMTGVEVLEEMKKILPELRAIMLTGYPTLETARESLKHGANEYCVKPIDKEELEAKVAAVLGG is encoded by the coding sequence ATGGCACATATTCTTGTTCTTGATGATGTTGTGGACGCAGGCATACTCCTCAAGCGGATATTGGAGCGCAAGGGGCATGAGGTTAGTGTCTTTTCCGAAGAGGAGGAGGCTCTGGCATTCCTGGATGGCAGCGGGGTTGAGCTGGCTATTCTGGATATTAAGCTCAAGAAAATGACCGGGGTGGAGGTTCTGGAAGAGATGAAAAAAATCCTGCCGGAGCTGAGGGCTATTATGCTTACCGGATACCCGACTCTTGAGACCGCCCGTGAATCACTTAAACACGGTGCAAACGAATATTGCGTCAAGCCGATCGATAAAGAAGAGCTGGAGGCCAAGGTCGCTGCTGTTCTTGGGGGTTAG
- a CDS encoding dienelactone hydrolase family protein: MNTELESILLLPDGKGPFPAVLLFHEYTGLNETVINHAKRLAAFGYAVLAADFYGLRNRPSNTDEARSTHRIYRNDRLLMRKRARACLDVLYSHPEVDLSCIYALGFSFGGGAALELARTGVQLQGVASVYGYLDTSNPASSGDVKCPLLVIHIKDDPVVPEQHLRMFEKEAYSAEVDYELHLLDNARHGFINPEAECFDARLADEIWKKILNWLENGKPRHLNTGVL; encoded by the coding sequence TTGAATACAGAACTTGAAAGTATTCTGTTGCTACCTGATGGGAAAGGTCCGTTTCCGGCGGTTTTGCTTTTCCATGAATACACCGGATTGAATGAAACAGTTATAAACCATGCGAAACGCCTCGCCGCATTTGGATATGCGGTGCTGGCAGCGGATTTTTACGGACTGCGTAACCGCCCTTCCAATACAGACGAGGCACGCAGCACTCACCGTATTTACCGCAATGACAGGCTGCTTATGCGAAAACGGGCTAGGGCTTGTCTTGATGTGCTCTACAGTCATCCGGAAGTAGATTTATCATGTATTTATGCTCTGGGCTTTTCATTTGGCGGCGGGGCGGCATTGGAACTGGCCCGCACCGGAGTTCAGCTGCAAGGAGTTGCATCGGTTTACGGCTACCTGGATACCAGCAATCCGGCATCTTCAGGAGATGTTAAATGCCCGTTACTGGTCATTCACATAAAAGACGATCCCGTAGTACCTGAACAACATCTGCGCATGTTTGAAAAAGAGGCGTATTCCGCCGAGGTGGATTATGAACTTCACCTTTTGGACAATGCGCGGCACGGTTTTATTAATCCTGAAGCTGAATGTTTTGATGCCCGGCTTGCTGATGAAATATGGAAGAAGATTCTGAATTGGTTGGAGAACGGAAAACCCCGGCACCTGAATACCGGGGTTCTTTGA
- a CDS encoding ACP S-malonyltransferase: MSDLSILFPGQGSQESGMGRDIAEKWSTAMDMWKFAEAESGLPLREIYWEGDAADMAKTDALQPGLTVVNLSIWAYLKDSLKPAATAGHSLGEFASLGASGILSVEDTIKAVSLRGKLMSQVANDDHGMAAVLKLDQSAVEEAVEFGASESGKELRVANYNSPAQYVISGEKAAIEAAGTVIKEKKGRSIPLPVSGAFHSPLIQEAADEFAAYLGKLDWNTPAFPVYFNVTAAAESNPDAIRKIMSSQMTSSVRWIEILSNQYDAGARNFLELGPKGVLTKLLVANFKGREYEGKGIGNLEQADALK, translated from the coding sequence ATGTCTGATTTATCTATACTTTTCCCCGGTCAGGGTTCTCAGGAATCCGGTATGGGCCGTGATATTGCTGAAAAATGGTCCACTGCTATGGATATGTGGAAGTTTGCCGAAGCCGAGTCCGGTCTGCCTTTGCGCGAAATATACTGGGAAGGTGATGCGGCTGATATGGCTAAGACCGATGCCCTTCAGCCGGGACTGACTGTGGTAAACCTTTCCATCTGGGCTTATCTGAAGGACAGCCTCAAGCCCGCTGCAACAGCGGGACACAGTCTCGGGGAATTCGCATCCCTCGGCGCTTCCGGTATTCTTTCCGTGGAAGATACCATTAAGGCGGTTTCCCTGCGCGGTAAGCTCATGTCTCAGGTCGCCAATGATGATCACGGCATGGCGGCAGTGCTCAAGCTGGATCAGTCCGCAGTTGAGGAAGCTGTTGAATTCGGAGCTTCCGAGTCAGGCAAGGAATTGCGTGTAGCAAACTACAATTCCCCGGCTCAGTACGTGATCAGCGGTGAAAAAGCTGCCATCGAAGCAGCTGGAACCGTGATTAAAGAAAAGAAAGGCCGTTCCATTCCTCTTCCTGTCAGCGGTGCATTTCATAGTCCGCTCATTCAGGAAGCCGCCGATGAATTTGCCGCTTATCTCGGCAAGCTGGATTGGAATACGCCTGCTTTTCCGGTTTATTTTAACGTAACAGCCGCCGCCGAATCCAATCCTGACGCGATACGCAAAATCATGAGTTCACAGATGACTTCATCTGTGCGATGGATCGAAATCCTGTCCAACCAGTATGATGCGGGAGCGCGTAATTTTCTTGAACTCGGTCCCAAAGGTGTGCTGACCAAGCTGTTGGTGGCGAACTTCAAGGGCAGGGAATATGAAGGAAAAGGCATCGGCAATCTGGAGCAGGCTGACGCCCTCAAATAG
- a CDS encoding methionine/alanine import family NSS transporter small subunit gives MTTSAIIMMLFGLVITWGGAITCFRIAFKNK, from the coding sequence ATGACAACCAGCGCAATCATTATGATGCTCTTCGGACTCGTTATCACCTGGGGTGGAGCAATCACCTGCTTTCGTATTGCTTTTAAAAACAAATAG